The Vanessa tameamea isolate UH-Manoa-2023 chromosome 2, ilVanTame1 primary haplotype, whole genome shotgun sequence genome has a segment encoding these proteins:
- the LOC113402043 gene encoding 5'-deoxynucleotidase HDDC2 — protein MALVENKKILEFLELVGRLKHEKRTGWVLCNINDCESIAGHMYRMGLMTFLLTEENNPTKLDRFKCLQIALVHDLAESIVGDITPHCGISPEEKHRREDEAMKTIAELTGIAGDRMYELYKEYENQSSPEAKFTKDLDRYDMILQAYEYEKRENAPKKLEEFFKATYGKFDHPFIQDLAKELYKQREEFEKKALVNGNV, from the exons ATGGCTttggttgaaaataaaaaaattcttgaATTCTTGGAGTTAGTAGGCCGTTTAAAG CACGAGAAAAGAACAGGTTGGGTACTATGTAACATAAACGACTGCGAATCCATAGCGGGCCATATGTACCGCATGGGTTTAATGACATTTTTACTCACCGAAGAAAACAATCCAACCAAACTAGACcgatttaaatgtttacaaattg CTTTAGTACATGATCTGGCCGAAAGTATTGTTGGAGATATAACACCACATTGTGGAATATCTCCAGAGGAGAAGCACAGGAGAGAGGATGAGGCAATGAAAACTATTGCAGAACTCACAGGTATAGCAGGTGACAGAATGTATGAACTTTATAAG GAGTATGAGAATCAAAGCTCACCCGAGGCCAAATTTACAAAGGATTTAGATCGCTATGATATGATCCTTCAAGCTTATGAATATGAGAAGAGAGAAAATGCACCTAAAAAATTGGAGGAATTCTTTAAAGCGACATATGGAAAGTTTGACCATCCTTTTATTCAGGACTTGGCTAAAGAACTTTATAAGCAGAGAGAGGAATTTGAAAAGAAGGCTCTTGTAAATGGCAatgtataa